One window of the Mycobacterium xenopi genome contains the following:
- a CDS encoding MDR family oxidoreductase has product MFSAIVVEKTNTDYRAEMRRLGSDDLPEGQVTVRVAYSSLNYKDALAITGRGPVVRRFPMVPGIDLAGVVEASNDARYKPGDHVLVNGWGLGETHWGGLAQIARLQADWLVPLPPSFTEAQATAIGTAGYTAMLCLMALEQHGVTPSDGEVLVTGASGGVGSIAVTLLASNGYTVVAATGRLAEADYLRRLGAATVIDRAELAEPGRPLGSERWAGAIDSVGSHTLANVCATTSAEGAVAACGMAQGMEFPSTVAPFILRGVSLLGINSVTQSHAKRVTAWGRLSSDLDTGHLGEISHEIGLTDAISTSTDLLEGRVRGRIIVDVNR; this is encoded by the coding sequence ATGTTCAGCGCGATTGTGGTTGAGAAGACCAACACGGACTACCGTGCGGAAATGCGGCGGCTCGGCAGCGACGACCTACCTGAGGGGCAAGTGACCGTCCGGGTCGCATACAGCAGCCTCAATTACAAAGACGCCCTGGCCATCACCGGTAGGGGCCCCGTCGTCCGTCGCTTCCCGATGGTCCCGGGAATCGACTTAGCCGGCGTCGTTGAGGCCAGCAATGACGCGCGCTACAAACCCGGTGATCACGTTCTGGTGAACGGTTGGGGACTGGGCGAGACCCACTGGGGAGGGCTTGCACAGATCGCTCGGCTCCAGGCGGACTGGCTAGTGCCACTCCCCCCCTCGTTCACCGAGGCGCAGGCCACTGCCATCGGCACTGCGGGCTATACAGCGATGCTTTGCCTGATGGCACTCGAACAACACGGGGTCACCCCTAGCGACGGCGAAGTACTCGTCACCGGTGCCAGTGGCGGCGTCGGAAGCATCGCGGTCACGCTGCTCGCGAGCAACGGCTACACGGTCGTCGCGGCAACCGGCCGCCTCGCTGAGGCAGACTATCTGCGGAGGTTGGGTGCGGCTACGGTGATCGACCGAGCCGAACTCGCCGAACCGGGCCGCCCCTTGGGCAGCGAGCGCTGGGCCGGCGCTATCGACTCCGTGGGCAGCCACACACTGGCCAATGTGTGTGCCACTACCAGTGCCGAGGGAGCCGTCGCCGCGTGTGGCATGGCTCAAGGCATGGAATTCCCAAGCACTGTTGCGCCATTCATCCTGCGCGGAGTGAGCCTGTTGGGTATCAACAGTGTCACGCAGTCCCACGCCAAACGCGTCACAGCGTGGGGCCGGCTGAGCAGCGACCTCGACACCGGACACCTAGGCGAGATCAGCCACGAGATCGGCCTCACTGACGCTATCTCCACTTCAACAGATCTTCTTGAGGGCCGAGTGAGGGGCCGCATCATCGTTGACGTGAATCGCTAA
- a CDS encoding SDR family oxidoreductase, translated as MTRVLVLGAGGRIAQIVVRELLHDESVNLTLYLRNDQRLHDLPDLRATAVEGDVLNGSLLKQAVAGQDIVYANLGGKDIVDQARGVVTALEGARVRRLIWISTLGIYDEVPGEFGRWNHRMLDGGYLETYAAAAKVIESSRLDYTIIRPAWLTDKDEVDYEITQKGEPFKGTEVSRKSIAALVVRLITDPSQELHGSLGVNKPGTDADKPAWQ; from the coding sequence ATGACACGAGTTCTTGTACTTGGTGCCGGAGGCAGAATCGCGCAAATCGTAGTACGCGAACTGCTCCACGACGAGAGCGTGAATCTCACCCTCTACCTACGGAACGACCAACGCTTGCACGACTTGCCCGACCTCCGCGCAACGGCAGTAGAAGGTGATGTCCTTAACGGAAGTCTCCTGAAACAAGCGGTCGCGGGACAAGACATCGTCTATGCCAACCTTGGCGGTAAAGATATCGTGGACCAAGCGCGTGGGGTCGTCACTGCACTTGAGGGCGCTCGCGTGCGAAGGCTCATTTGGATCTCGACGCTAGGGATCTACGACGAAGTCCCCGGCGAGTTTGGCCGTTGGAACCATCGGATGCTCGACGGCGGCTATCTCGAAACCTACGCCGCAGCGGCGAAAGTGATCGAGTCTTCGCGCCTTGACTACACAATCATCAGACCCGCATGGCTTACAGACAAAGACGAAGTGGACTACGAGATCACCCAAAAAGGAGAACCTTTCAAAGGCACCGAGGTATCCCGAAAAAGCATCGCGGCACTCGTCGTACGATTGATTACCGATCCCTCACAAGAACTCCACGGCTCACTGGGAGTAAACAAGCCAGGCACCGACGCCGACAAGCCTGCATGGCAGTAA